The sequence AGGTCAGATGCGCAAAGTCGCGGATTGGAGAGGAAGCTCTGATCGTATGCTGGGTTCTGGAGCGAAATCGGGATCTCGCCGGAGAGTTGGTTGGAGGAGAGATTGAGAGCGTTGAGCCTGAGGTTACCGATCGCCGTCGGAATCACGCCGGAGAGCTGGTTTGCCGAGAGGTCGAGGGTGTCCAGCACCGGCAGCGACCCGATCGATGCGGGGATTTCCCCGGTGAGCTGGTTGTGGCTGAGATTGAGCGCGGTGAGCGCTTTCAGCGTCGATATCGCCGGCGGGATCTCACCGGAGATCTCGTTCCCTCCGAGTGATAGAGTCTGGAGCTGGGAGAGTCCGGTCATGCTCGTCGGGATCTCGCCGGAGAACGAGTTGTTGTCCGCCAAGAAGACCAAAATATTCCCCGCCGACGACGGGAGATTGCCGGAGAATCGGTTGTTCCCCATCTCCAGCCGGGTGAGATTCCATGGCAGCTTGTCCGGCAAGGTGCCGGAGAGGGCGTTGTCGTGCATGACCACCGTCGTGAGGTTAACCGCCGAGGACCAGATCCCCGCGGGGAAGTCGCCGGAGAATCTGTTTCTTTGGATCATGATGTTGCTGAGGGTGGAGCAGTTGCCGAGAGACGCCGGCAGGTTGCCAGTGAGGTTGTTGTCAGATACGATGATCGAGGACAGAGCTCCACCGGCGCAGAGATTCTCCGGCAGCTTACCGGAGATCATGTTGTCATCGACCTCAACATTCCACAGCGGGCAGTATTTCCCCAGTTGTGGCGGTAGAACCCCGGTGAGACTGTTGTTGAAGAGCCGGAGGTCGGTCAGCGCCGGGAGGAGGCCGATGCTCGGAGGGATCTCGCCGGAAAACCGGTTGTAGTACATCAAGAGGACGGAGAGTTTCCGAAGCTTGCCGAATTCCTCCGGGATGGATCCATTCAATTGATTCATGGAGACGTCCAGCCCTTCCAGTTCTAACGCACCGATCGCTCCATCGATCTTGATCTCTCCAGCAAGATTGTTTTTATACAAATATAGGAACTGCAAGTTCTTTAAATTCCAGATTCCGGCGGGTATGCTTCCACTGAGGGAGTTCTCCGATAGGTCCAATTGGTACATCTGCGTCAATTCTCCGATGAACTCAGGGATCTCGCTCTTCAAGTTAGTCTGGGTCATCCACAAGTAGCTCAGCTTGGTCAATCTGCGGAAAGTTGGAGGGATCGTTGTCGGCGCGAAGGGATTATATGCAAGCCATAGGGTCTGGAGGTTTGAGAGGTTGCCGAGCTCAGCTGGGAAGGACACATTGAAGAGGTTGTTATTGAGAGCGAGATATTCGATCATCGCCGGGAGCCGGCCGATGGAGCGGGGAATGTCTCCTGTGAGGTTATTGGCGGAGAGGATGAGGGTGGTGAGACGGGGAGAGAGACGGTAGATATCGGAGGGGATGACGCCGACGAAGTAGTTTTGGGAGAGGTCGAGGTACTGGAGTTTGGAGCAGTTGTAGAGGGACTTGGGAAAGGAGGTGGTGATGTAGTTGGAACTGAGGTCGAGAAAGGAGAGACTTCTCAGCTCGCAGATGGTGGCGGGGATAGGTTGGCTGATGTTTTGGCTGACGAGTGTGATATTGGTGACAGAGCCATTAGCGGAGCATCCGATTCCGGTCCAGGTGCAGTGGTTGGCGGAGGTGGAGTTGTTCCAAGACTCGAGAGCCGAGGGATTTCTCCAGTCCTTCTTGATCTGGAGGAGAATCTGCCTTTCTCCGTCAGTTGTTGCCGGCTGGGATGCGGCTTCAGAGTAGAAGGATACCATGATGAGcaaaaggagagaagaagagatggCAGTTGCCGCCATTTTTGGCGCTCGGGCTGAGGCGGCCGCCCAGAGTGGTTGGGTTCGCGGGCTTTTGTGGAGAGAAGGGGCTTGGACgtctgcttcttttttttctttttttcttttttttaaaaacaaaggCGCACATACAATATATATggccaataaaattagaaaataaaaaactaactaCAATCTCCGGCATATATCCACTGTCTATGCAGACAAAATCTGCAGAGTGGTGAGCCGCAAAGAAACCAACCCAATCAGCAGCATCATTTATCTTCTTGCAAACATGCTTGGCCTAGTGGGAGTGGCACTCTCCAGCAATCTACGAATCTCATGGATCAGCAGCCAATCCTCAGCTATATGTCTCCGACTCCGGATCCACTCAATCATCGTAGCCGAAATACCTTCAAAAATGATGTGGTTCGCGCCCAATATCCATCTTGCATAAAAGATACTCTTTCAGACAGCTCTAAGCTCGGCGTACACAATTGATGAGTCGAAGATCCGCCGACCTTGCTGCAACTAATATAGCGTTGTGATAACAAATGACGAATTTCATGCCTCTATAACTTTGATTTTCGATTATGCTGCTATCGAAATTTATCATAAAAAAGTCAAACGATAAGGCCACTTGTAAAACGA is a genomic window of Phoenix dactylifera cultivar Barhee BC4 chromosome 4, palm_55x_up_171113_PBpolish2nd_filt_p, whole genome shotgun sequence containing:
- the LOC103698393 gene encoding receptor-like protein kinase HSL1, which codes for MAATAISSSLLLLIMVSFYSEAASQPATTDGERQILLQIKKDWRNPSALESWNNSTSANHCTWTGIGCSANGSVTNITLVSQNISQPIPATICELRSLSFLDLSSNYITTSFPKSLYNCSKLQYLDLSQNYFVGVIPSDIYRLSPRLTTLILSANNLTGDIPRSIGRLPAMIEYLALNNNLFNVSFPAELGNLSNLQTLWLAYNPFAPTTIPPTFRRLTKLSYLWMTQTNLKSEIPEFIGELTQMYQLDLSENSLSGSIPAGIWNLKNLQFLYLYKNNLAGEIKIDGAIGALELEGLDVSMNQLNGSIPEEFGKLRKLSVLLMYYNRFSGEIPPSIGLLPALTDLRLFNNSLTGVLPPQLGKYCPLWNVEVDDNMISGKLPENLCAGGALSSIIVSDNNLTGNLPASLGNCSTLSNIMIQRNRFSGDFPAGIWSSAVNLTTVVMHDNALSGTLPDKLPWNLTRLEMGNNRFSGNLPSSAGNILVFLADNNSFSGEIPTSMTGLSQLQTLSLGGNEISGEIPPAISTLKALTALNLSHNQLTGEIPASIGSLPVLDTLDLSANQLSGVIPTAIGNLRLNALNLSSNQLSGEIPISLQNPAYDQSFLSNPRLCASDLLLNVRSCKQGSRGSNGLSRGVQIMFIVLGILIFVIAAGFGMLLIWDRRWRKDGDDLAKWKLTSFQSLDFTESTILRGMTEDNLIGSGGSGKVYKIHLGNRAREIVAVKKIWNSRKLESKLEKEFQSEVEILSSIRHTNIVKLLCCISSVDSKLLVYEYMGNGSLDRWLHMKRGVEAASIVRGGLESRPRPLDWPARLRIAVGAAQGLCYMHHDCSPPIVHRDVKCSNILLDSECRARIADFGLARMVAESGELDTTSAIAGSFGYMAPECAYSRKVNEKVDVYSFGVVLLELTTGREANDGGEHGSLAEWIWRHVQDGNRLMDVIDRDIRDPSYVDEVAAVLKLGIICTGTLPSTRPTMKEVLEILHRYQRMHGLGDKPLVEYDGAPLLQIKRGGRSKRPSDGDEDNDDGSLACNV